A single window of Amyelois transitella isolate CPQ chromosome 17, ilAmyTran1.1, whole genome shotgun sequence DNA harbors:
- the LOC106143456 gene encoding inhibitor of growth protein 5: MTSALYLEHYLDSLQHLPIELQRNFKLMRDLDDRAHGIMRTIDLMADELLPNIPKMDEETKKEKVNTIQGLFNKAKEYGDDKVQLAIQTYELVDKHIRRLDSDLVRFESEIQEKVMSARAAQQAAADQETNTTTVKKGRKKHKGNEKAAASTGKKKRAGASSEDDAVAAGRSAAKKKAQRKGATATANAVKEQEETPDLDSVAGMAHPSDVLDMPVDPNEPTYCLCHQVSYGEMIGCDNPDCPIEWFHFACVDLKIKPKGKWYCPKCTQDRKKK, translated from the coding sequence ATGACTTCAGCTCTTTACTTAGAGCATTATCTGGATAGCCTCCAGCATTTGCCGATTGAGTTACAAAGAAACTTCAAGCTCATGAGGGACCTCGACGATAGGGCGCACGGAATAATGAGAACAATCGATCTCATGGCCGATGAGTTACTTCCAAATATTCCGAAAATGGATGAGGAAACTAAGAAGGAAAAGGTAAATACAATTCAGGGCCTTTTTAACAAAGCAAAGGAATACGGTGACGACAAAGTCCAACTCGCAATACAGACGTATGAGTTAGTCGACAAGCATATACGGCGACTGGATTCCGACCTAGTTCGCTTTGAATCGGAAATCCAGGAGAAAGTCATGAGTGCCAGAGCTGCTCAACAAGCAGCTGCTGACCAAGAGACTAACACAACTACAGTGAAAAAAGGTAGGAAAAAGCATAAAGGGAATGAGAAAGCGGCTGCTTCGACTGGTAAGAAAAAGCGCGCTGGTGCGTCCAGTGAGGATGACGCGGTTGCAGCAGGCCGCTCAGCTGCCAAGAAGAAGGCTCAACGCAAAGGTGCAACTGCCACTGCTAATGCTGTCAAAGAACAGGAAGAGACTCCAGATTTGGATTCTGTAGCCGGCATGGCCCACCCTAGTgatgttcttgatatgccagTGGATCCCAATGAGCCTACTTACTGCCTCTGCCACCAAGTGTCTTATGGCGAGATGATAGGTTGTGATAACCCTGATTGCCCTATAGAATGGTTCCACTTCGCATGTGTTGACCTCAAGATCAAACCCAAAGGCAAGTGGTACTGCCCGAAGTGTACTCAggacagaaaaaagaaatga
- the LOC106143368 gene encoding diphosphomevalonate decarboxylase yields the protein MSEIITVVAPVNIAVIKYWGKRDEELILPTNDSVSATLDTGVMCAKTSVTARPDFSEDKIWLNGIKESFSNKRLQNCLREIKIRAAQEKSVGEEFLYWKVHICSENNFPTAAGLASSAAGYACLVSALAKLYKLKSDVSSIARLGSGSACRSVYGGFVRWHAGVKPDGSDSVATQVADNSHWPEMHALILVVGESKKKMSSTKGMNITKETSDLLKYRAEQVVPQRTEEICKAIKEKHFAKFAEITMKDSNQFHAVCMDSYPPFVYLTSVSYTIIDLIHNYNDLYREIKVAYTFDAGPNACLYLLKKDVPELLSVINHIFPSSSTAFVRGIETNVKPINADIVSKLTIEPQAKDLIKYVIHTKVGEGPTEVTDGSHLLNDNGSPKCLNII from the coding sequence ATGAGTGAAATAATAACTGTAGTTGCACCTGTAAATATAGCAGTCATTAAATATTGGGGCAAACGCGATGAAGAATTAATATTGCCTACAAATGATTCCGTTAGCGCAACTTTGGATACGGGTGTAATGTGTGCTAAAACTTCAGTTACTGCCAGGCCAGATTTTTCTGAAGATAAAATTTGGTTGAATGGGATAAAAGAATCATTTTCCAATAAAAGATTGCAAAATTGCCTAAGAGAGATAAAAATCCGAGCGGCGCAAGAAAAAAGTGTTGGAGAAGAGTTTTTGTACTGGAAAGTACACATTTgttctgaaaataatttccCAACTGCAGCAGGTTTGGCATCTTCTGCTGCTGGGTATGCCTGCCTGGTGTCTGCATTAGCTAAACTCTACAAACTCAAATCTGATGTTAGTTCAATAGCTCGATTGGGTTCTGGAAGTGCTTGTAGGAGTGTCTATGGAGGATTTGTAAGATGGCATGCAGGGGTAAAACCTGATGGCTCTGACTCAGTGGCCACTCAGGTGGCTGATAATTCCCACTGGCCGGAAATGCATGCTTTGATCCTTGTAGTTGGAGagagtaaaaagaaaatgagtTCCACTAAAGGGATGAATATTACCAAGGAGACTTCAGACTTATTGAAGTATCGAGCAGAACAAGTAGTCCCTCAGAGAACTGAAGAAATTTGCAAAGCAATCAAAGAAAAACACTTTGCAAAGTTTGCGGAAATCACCATGAAGGATAGTAATCAGTTCCATGCAGTTTGCATGGACTCATATCCACCCTTTGTTTATTTGACCAGTGTTTCATATACCATTATTGATTTGATTCACAATTATAATGATTTGTACAGGGAAATTAAAGTGGCTTACACATTTGATGCTGGTCCCAATGCctgtttgtatttattgaaGAAGGATGTGCCAGAATTATTATCTGttattaatcatatttttcctTCATCTTCTACCGCCTTTGTTAGGGGCATTGAGACTAATGTTAAACCTATTAATGCTGATATTGTGAGCAAGTTGACTATAGAACCTCAGGCCAAAGACTTGATCAAATATGTGATACATACAAAAGTTGGTGAAGGACCCACTGAAGTAACTGATGGATCCCATCTGTTGAATGATAATGGTTCTCCAAAatgtcttaatattatttga
- the LOC106143423 gene encoding actin-binding protein WASF3 yields the protein MPLPKRQVEPVHVSRGTVPERLAVPSELEAVTNGTLANTVRQLSSLSKHAEDMFGELTREATGLAERTNVLQARIDRLAIKVTQLDSGVEEVSLQDIQMRKAFRSSRTFQQQLFSRNTMPSAMQATYAKCDRPPPLERLNEFRDDGRDARKFYTDPDYFFELWRREMLQDTERIQHDRGKKVRPARSGGGADGRGTRRVRALHSTREKQKAAAVTRGEHIMAPAQLRHYNIDQYRPDPLYQATTVPDGGYRASQPRPASQQARPNSIEIDTQPHRQQRIAGNGHVVQEESPYGGVAEPIYGGSGAGTPRRPRPSVPPPAPPPQPAQPTPHHTPDRSALPPPPPPPGASPPPLVNGASPPHRTALDAHLDHMHAVIGMMSSEESGAGSPPPPPPAAAPPAPAPPAPPAPPPAPQQERPRPPSPGALLRGASNLKPPRPAADPQPDPRSDLLKAIRDGIKLRKVEKRGDDPSGRYDTLRAAPALHDVASILARRVAVELSDSSSAPDSDSDDSDQWTESRA from the exons ATGCCGCTGCCGAAGCGCCAAGTGGAGCCGGTGCACGTGTCTCGCGGCACCGTGCCGGAGCGCCTCGCCGTGCCGTCGGAACTCGAGGCGGTCACCAATGGGACGCTTGCTAACACTGTCAG ACAGTTGTCATCGCTATCGAAACATGCGGAGGATATGTTCGGCGAGTTGACCCGGGAGGCGACGGGGCTGGCCGAGCGGACTAACGTGCTGCAAGCGAGGATCGACCGGCTGGCGATCAAGGTTACACAGTTGGACTCCGGGGTCGAAGAAG TATCACTTCAAGACATCCAAATGCGGAAAGCGTTCCGCTCCTCGCGGACCTTCCAACAGCAGTTGTTCTCCCGCAATACGATGCCCTCCGCCATGCAAGCGACATACGCCAAATGCGACCGCCCTCCGCCTTTGGAGAGGCTCAACGAATTTAGAGATGACGGAAGGGATGCGAGGAAGTTCTATACTGATCCAGATTACTTCTTCGAGCTCTGGCGTAGAGAGATGCTACAGGATACTGAGCGGATTCAGCATGATCGAGGGAAGAAG GTACGCCCGGCCCGTAGCGGCGGCGGCGCAGACGGTCGGGGCACGCGTAGAGTTCGCGCGTTACATTCTACGAGAGAGAAGCAGAAGGCGGCCGCCGTCACTAGAGGGGAACATATAATGGCGCCGGCGCAGCTGAGGCATTACAACATCGACCAGTACCGCCCCGACCCGCTCTACCAGG CGACGACGGTACCAGACGGCGGGTACAGAGCCTCTCAACCTCGGCCGGCGTCGCAGCAGGCGCGACCTAACTCCATAGAGATTGATACGCAGCCCCATAGACAACAGAGGATCGCCGGCAATGGACatg TGGTGCAAGAGGAGAGTCCGTACGGCGGTGTGGCGGAGCCGATATACGGCGGCAGCGGCGCCGGCACGCCGCGCCGGCCGCGCCCCTCCgtgccgccgcccgcgccgccgccgcagcCCGCGCAGCCCACGCCGCACCACACGCCCGACAG GTCGGCGTTGCCCCCCCCTCCGCCGCCGCCGGGCGCGTCCCCCCCGCCGCTGGTGAACGGCGCGTCCCCGCCGCATCGCACCGCGCTCGACGCGCATCTCGACCACATGCACGCTGTCATtg GCATGATGTCGTCGGAGGAGAGCGGCGCGGGCTCGCCGCCCCCCCCGCCCCCCGCGGCGGCCCCCccggcgcccgcgccgcccgcgccgcccgcgccgccgcccgcgccgcagCAGGAGCGGCCGCGGCCGCCGTCGCCCGGCGCGCTGCTGCGGGGCGCCTCCAACCTCAAGCCGCCGCGCCCCGCCGCCGACCCGCAGCCCGACCCGCGCTCCGACCTCTTGAAGGCTATCAGAGATG GCATAAAACTGCGCAAAGTGGAGAAGCGCGGCGACGACCCGAGCGGGCGCTACGACACGCTGCGCGCCGCGCCGGCGCTGCACGACGTGGCGTCCATCCTGGCGCGGCGCGTGGCCGTGGAGCTCAGCGACTCCAGCTCGGCGCCCGACTCCGACTCCGACGACTCCGACCAGTGGACCGAGAGCCGCGCGTGA